One genomic segment of Musa acuminata AAA Group cultivar baxijiao chromosome BXJ3-3, Cavendish_Baxijiao_AAA, whole genome shotgun sequence includes these proteins:
- the LOC135634396 gene encoding uncharacterized protein LOC135634396: MASSPAAVNRRSDGQLYAVALSRTGEAKAQAALAKIIAIISTTPAPTPPPRPVSDAFGRGVGGDLGAARGMTKEPGFGVDPRLRWGLTPEIGRGPAEGDGPTAHGVVVDASAPVESGGAEGATFAMAPSAAVGGVDVLTAVNSSEGECDPEEKNEGEGHGEAAEHDAKKEVFSEQEETKGSGEGEEAATPATTTTTTITSSSSSRSAGKDRENQGCLDLLLEAVRQVSGGVFEEGPEEKKVEPEASPAEGSSAPPDRAPTFSGGGGKKRWIPSDLDDTETAPIVRSKRGRSQALPWRYRDSVLDPWRKPPALTRHGRAAWP; this comes from the coding sequence ATGGCTTCCTCGCCTGCTGCTGTCAATCGCCGATCCGACGGCCAACTCTACGCCGTCGCTTTGTCCCGCACCGGGGAAGCCAAAGCCCAAGCCGCCTTGGCCAAGATCatagccatcatctccaccactccTGCCCCGACTCCTCCTCCTCGCCCCGTGTCCGACGCGTTCGGCCGCGGCGTCGGCGGAGATCTCGGGGCGGCCCGTGGGATGACGAAAGAGCCGGGCTTTGGCGTCGATCCGAGGCTTAGGTGGGGCCTGACGCCAGAGATCGGACGAGGACCCGCCGAGGGAGATGGCCCCACGGCGCACGGGGTCGTCGTGGATGCCTCCGCGCCGGTGGAGTCCGGAGGCGCGGAGGGCGCGACCTTCGCGATGGCCCCATCGGCGGCAGTTGGCGGCGTCGACGTTTTGACTGCGGTCAATAGTTCCGAGGGCGAATGCGATCCTGAAGAGAAGAACGAGGGCGAGGGCCACGGGGAGGCGGCAGAACACGACGCCAAAAAGGAGGTCTTCTCAGAACAAGAAGAAACGAAGGGAAGCGGGGAAGGAGAAGAAGCGGCGACCCCtgcaaccaccaccaccaccaccatcacgagcagcagcagcagtaggagCGCAGGAAAGGACCGCGAGAATCAGGGATGCTTGGATTTGCTTCTGGAGGCTGTCCGTCAGGTGTCAGGCGGCGTCTTCGAGGAGGGGCCGGAGGAAAAGAAGGTCGAGCCAGAGGCTTCGCCCGCGGAGGGATCCTCCGCCCCGCCCGACAGGGCGCCGACCTTTTCGGGCGGTGGGGGAAAGAAACGGTGGATTCCGTCCGATCTCGACGATACGGAGACGGCCCCGATCGTGCGCTCGAAGCGGGGAAGGAGCCAGGCGCTGCCGTGGAGGTACCGCGACTCTGTCCTCGACCCTTGGCGGAAGCCGCCCGCCCTCACCCGCCACGGCCGGGCGGCGTGGCCATGA